The following are from one region of the Salicibibacter kimchii genome:
- a CDS encoding ECF transporter S component: MIPTRKLQLRDIIVMSAISIVFGILYLIWIFAAGLLSGVIGPMGGALLSGLWIMACIVCAYIIRKPGVAFMGEMIAAFTEVLIGSVSAGSVLLLGFAQGIGCEVVLALFLWRRYWLPILMLAGMGGTTANFITSYFVSGWSQFSSSLLMIMLGTMLISGALTAWLSKGIADQLARTGVLNDFALGREKLQQQREESNRGLRAN; encoded by the coding sequence ATGATACCAACAAGAAAACTTCAACTTCGGGACATTATCGTTATGTCTGCCATTTCCATCGTCTTCGGAATTCTTTACCTTATATGGATCTTTGCTGCAGGTCTTCTGTCCGGCGTTATAGGTCCTATGGGCGGGGCATTATTATCAGGATTATGGATTATGGCTTGTATTGTTTGTGCGTATATTATTCGCAAGCCCGGTGTTGCCTTCATGGGTGAAATGATTGCTGCATTCACAGAAGTACTCATTGGATCGGTAAGTGCAGGGTCTGTACTTTTGCTGGGGTTTGCCCAAGGAATCGGTTGCGAGGTAGTGCTTGCCCTATTTTTATGGCGGAGATATTGGCTTCCAATACTTATGCTAGCCGGCATGGGTGGAACCACTGCGAATTTTATCACGAGCTATTTCGTGTCAGGCTGGAGCCAATTTTCCTCCAGCTTGTTAATGATTATGCTTGGTACAATGCTTATAAGCGGTGCTCTGACTGCCTGGCTAAGTAAGGGCATCGCCGATCAACTGGCCCGAACAGGGGTATTAAATGATTTCGCACTGGGACGTGAAAAACTACAACAACAGAGGGAGGAGAGCAACCGTGGTTTGCGTGCAAACTGA
- the tenA gene encoding thiaminase II has translation MTFTEELRREADPIFQAIFTHPFVQGIGNGSLQSEQLIHYVKQDFEYLNTFIQIYGQAIHQCDNRKDMGMFNEQISFILNSEIHPHNNFCEVAGVQYEDLQYEPLAPTAHHYTRHMLDVAQNGSLGEILAVLLPCPWTYNEIGDYLKSESQPNKSHPFYEWINFYSREEGDMNVTEDFRARLDAYAKTASAPEKEQMKDHFIKSCQLEYSFWEMSYNQEKWPVL, from the coding sequence ATGACATTTACGGAAGAACTTAGACGTGAAGCTGATCCGATTTTTCAGGCTATTTTTACTCATCCTTTCGTGCAAGGCATTGGAAACGGGTCATTACAGTCCGAACAGCTTATTCATTACGTGAAGCAAGACTTTGAATATTTGAACACTTTTATTCAAATTTATGGACAGGCAATCCATCAGTGCGACAATCGAAAAGACATGGGAATGTTTAACGAACAAATTTCATTTATTTTAAATAGCGAGATTCACCCCCATAATAACTTTTGTGAAGTAGCAGGTGTCCAGTATGAAGATCTTCAATATGAACCGCTCGCACCGACCGCGCATCATTACACACGCCATATGCTAGATGTTGCCCAGAATGGATCATTAGGAGAAATTTTAGCTGTTCTCCTCCCATGTCCATGGACGTACAATGAAATCGGGGACTATTTAAAGAGTGAAAGTCAACCAAACAAATCGCACCCATTCTACGAATGGATCAACTTTTATAGCCGCGAAGAAGGTGATATGAACGTCACTGAAGATTTCCGCGCTCGCTTGGATGCATATGCAAAAACGGCCAGTGCACCTGAAAAAGAACAGATGAAAGATCATTTCATTAAAAGCTGCCAACTTGAATATTCGTTCTGGGAGATGTCGTATAACCAGGAAAAGTGGCCAGTGTTATAA